The genomic region CGCCGGGGTCATGGGAAGCACCTTGGCCCCCTTGCGCTCCGAAAGGAGTCTTGCCCTTTCCGCCGCCACCGCATCCTGCAGGACCCCGGCCCCCAGGATGAGGACGGGGTTTTGGGCCTTCTCCCAGGCCTCCTTGGCCTGGGCCACCGCCTTTCCTCCCTCCTTTTCCCCAAGAAGGGCCAGGAGGATTTCCCGCTCCTCCCCCGGGGCGTGGACCTCTTTGATGCCGGCCCATCTCATCAAGGGGGCGCGGTAGGGGGCGAAGAGGGCCATCTTGTCGGTGCGGCGGGGCATCCTCTCCTTGATGGCCAGGTCGGCAAAGGGGGTGCCGTGGGCGAGCCTGGGGGCGGGCTTTAGGTCCCGCACGAACTCGCTCAGGCGGAGGTGGAGGATGGGGGCCTCCTCCGTGGGGTCACCCAGAACCAGGGCGAAGTCGGCCAAGAGGAGGTCCTCCAAGGTGGCGGCGGGGAAGAGGCTTGCCGGGGCGGCGGTGCGGCCCTGGAAGTCCAGGTGAGGGGTGCCTAGCGCCCGGGCCAGCTCGGCCGCCATGAGGCCCTCCTCGAGGGTGGCGTCGTGGGCCAGATAGATGCCCACCTCCTCCTTCCGGGCCCCCTTAAGGCCCTCCCGCAGGGCGGCGAAGGCCTCCTCCCAGGTGGTCTCCACCAGCTTTTCCCCTTTCCGCACCAGGGGGTATTTGATCCGGTTCTCGTCCGCCCACTCGTGCCCGAACCGGCCGGCATCGCAAAGCCAGATCTCGTTCACCTCGGGGACTTCCCGGGCGCGGATCCTTAGGAGCTCGCCGCTACGGGTGTCCGCGGTGATCCCGCACCCCACGGGGCAGAGGGCACAGTGGCTCGGGGTTTCCTCCATCTCCCAGTTGCGGGCCCGGAAGCGGGCGGTGAGGTCCAGAAGGGCCCCCACCGGGCAAATGTCGGTGATGTTCCCGGAAAACCCCGAGGGAAGCCCGAAGTCCATGGTGCCGATGAAGGTGTGCCCCCCCCGCTCGATGAAGTCCAGGACCTCGTCCCCCGGGATCTCCTCAAAGTAGCGCACGCAGCGCTTGCAGTGGATGCACCGCTCCCGGTCCAGCACCACGAAGGGAGACAGGGGATGGTGCTTGTCCACGTGGCGGCGGGTGAACTCAAAGCGGGTGTAGGTGGGAAGCTGGAGGGGGGCCTTCTGGTAGTACTTCTCGTAAAGCCCGTACTCCACCGTGCGGTCCTGGAGCTCGCAGGCCCCGCCCTTGTCGCAGGTGGGGCAGTCCAGGGGGTGGTTGAGGAGGGTGAACTCCACCATCCCCGCCTGGGCCTCCCGCACCACCTCCGAGAGGGTGTCCACCACCATGCCCTCCGCCACGGCGGTGACGCAGCTGGCCGCCAGCTTGGGTTGCCAGGCGATCTCGGGCTCTCCCTGGTCGTTCAGGACCGGCTTGCCGTCCGGACCCCTTTTGGGCAGGCCGATGCGCACCAGGCACATGCGGCAGGCCCCGATGGGGGAGAGGTGCTTTTCCGAGCAGAAGAGGGGCACGTCGTACCCCGCGTGGAAGACCGCGTCCATGACGCTGGTCCCCGGGGGCACCTCCACCACGCGGTCGTTGACCTTGACCTTAACCACCCTTCACCTCCAGAGGTTCACCCTGGGCACGGGCTTCTTTTCCCGCACCAGGGCCAGGTACTGGTCCTTAAAGTGCTTCAAGGAGCCTTTCACCGGCCATACCGCCGCATCCGCCAGGGGGCAGAAGCTCCGGCCCTCGATGAGGGGCAGAAGGGCCTCCAGGTTCTCCACGTCCTTCTCCTCCCCTTCCCCGGAGCCGATCTTGGCGAAGAGGTTCACCATGAAGCCCGCTACTCCCTCCCGGCAGGGAGTGCACTTGCCGCAGGACTCGTGGGCGTAGAAGCGGGTCACGTTCCACATGGCGTCCACCATGCTGACCCTTTCCGGGATGAGGATTACCCCTCCCGTGCCCAGCATGGAGCCCTTGGCCTGCAGGTGCTCGTAGCTCATGGGGGTGTCCAGGACCTCATCGGTGAAGGGCAAGGGCGGGGTGGAGGAGCCGCCGGGGATGAGGGCTTGGATGGGTTCCAGAGGTCCTCCCGCCCAATCGTAGATGAGTTCCCGGAAGGTGGTGCCCATGGGGAGCTCATAAACCCCGGGCCGCCTCACGGGGCCGGAGATCTGGTAGAGCTTCATCCCCTTGGACCCCTCGGTGCCCATGCTGGCGAACCAGTCCGCGCCCCGCTCCAGGATGGGCACCACCGAGGCCAGGGTTTCCACGTTGTTGATGGTGGTGGGCTTGCCCCAGAGGCCGGACTGGGCGGGGAAGGGCGGCTTCAGGCGGGGGTTGGCCCTTAAGCCCTCCAGGGAGTTCATGAGGGCGGTTTCTTCCCCGCAGATGTAGGCTCCGGCCCCCCGGTGCACGTGCACGTGGAAGGAGAAGCCGCTGCCGAAGAGGTTCTCCCCCAGGTAGCCTCGGGCGAGGGCCTCCCGGATGGCGGCCTCGAGGCGGTCCGCGGCCTTGCGGTACTCCCCCCGCACGTAGATGTACCCCACCGTGGCCCTTATGGCGTAGCCCGCCAGGATCATGCCCTCGAGGAGGAGGTGGGGCACGTCCTCCATGATGTAGCGGTCCTTAAAGCTGCCCGGCTCGGACTCGTCGGCGTTGCAGATCAGGTAGTGTTGCTTCCCATCCTTGGGCATGAAGCCCCACTTCACCCCCGTGGGAAAGCCCGCCCCGCCCCGGCCCCTGAGCCCCGAGCGCTTCACCTCCTCGATGACCTCCTCCGGGGTCTTCTCCCTTAGAACCCGCTTGGCGGTCTCGTACCCCCCGTGCCTCAGGTAATAGTCCAGGGTCCAGCTTCCCTCCTGGCCCACGTGGGCGTAGAGGGTTTTTTCAAAACGGGGGTCGCGTCCGGAAACGATGGGCCCGGTCATACCTCCACCTCGTGCACGTGGTGCCCGCATTTGCCGGGAAGCTGGATCTCCTCGAGGCGCTTGCCCGCCTTAAGGCCTTCCAGGAGCGCCTCAAGCCTCGCCCGGGTCACGCACTCCACGTAGGGTTCGTCGTTCACCTGCACCACAGGGGCCGTGTGGCAGCTTCCCAGGCACTCCACCTTCTGCACGCTGAAAAGGCCATCCGGGGTCACCTCCCCCGGGCCGATGCCCAGGGTTTCCGTGAGGTAATCCCAAAGCTCGTCGGCCCCGGCTAGCTTGCAGCTCAAGGTGGCGCACACCTGAAGGTGGTAACGCCCCGTGGGCACGAACTGGTAGTAGGAGTAGAAGCTTGCCACCCCCAGGACCTCCGTGGCCGTGGTGCCCACCAGGCGGGCAATCTCCTCCACGCGTTCGGGACGGATCCAGCCCTCCTCTTGTTGCACCCGCCTCAAGAGGGGCATGATGGCGGAGCGTCGCCCCTCCGGTGGATACTTGGCGAAGGTTTCCTCCAGGAAGTCCTGCTTGTCGTCAAAGAACCCCATCTTTCCTCCCTAGCCAACCTAGCCCCTTCGGGGCCCTTTTATCCCCTAGCCAACCTAGCCCCTTCGGGGCCCTTTTATCCCCTAGCCAACCTAGCCCCTTCGGGGCCCTTTTATCCCCTAGCCAACCTAGCCCCGGGCTCCTTGTGGTCCTCAGCCAACCTAGTCCCTTCAAGGCCCTTTTCATCCTATCGGTCCACATCCCCCATCACCGGGTCCAAGCTGGCGATGATGGCCACCATGTCGGCCACCTGTTCCCCCTTGCAGGCGTAGGGGAGGCTTTGCAGGTTCACGAAGCTCGGGGCCCGCACCTTGACCCGGTAGGGCATGCTTCCCCCGTCGGAGACGATATAGTAGCCCAGCTCACCCCGGGCGGATTCCGTGGGCACGTACACCTCCCCCTTGGGGGGATGGAAGCCCTCGGTGTAGTGCTTGAAGTGGTAGATGACCGCCTCCATGGAGGTTTCCAAAAGATGTCTGGGAGGCGGGGTGATCTGGGGGTTGGGGTCCCGCACCGGCCCTGGCTCCAGCCTCTCCAGGGCCTGCTGGATGATCCTCACCGACTCCCGCATCTCCCGGATGCGGATGAGCATGCGGTCGAACACGTCCCCATGTTCCCCCAGGGGCACGTCAAAGCGGTAGGTGTCGTAGCCCGCATAGGGGTAGGCCTTGCGCACGTCGTAGTTGACCCCACTGGCCCTCAGGGAGCCCCCGGTGAGGCCCAGGTGGATGGCCACCTCGGGGGGAATGACCCCCACGCCCCGGGCCCTTTCGTGGAAGATGGGGCTTTCCGCAAAGAGGGCCTCGTACTCGTCGATGCGGTGGGGCAGCACCTGCAAAAGCTTTTTAAGCTCGGGTACGAACTCCTCGGGAAGATCCTCCTTAACCCCACCGATACGGATGTAGTTGTGATGGAAGCGCTGGCCCGTAACCCACTCGAAGAGGTCCAGGATGGTTTCCCGCTCGCGGAAGGCGTAGAAGAAGGGGGTAAGGGCCCCCAGATCCAAAAGCCCGGTGCCCAGGAAGACCAGGTGGCTGGCCAGACGGGAAAGCTCGTTCAAGATGATGCGGATGGTCTCGGCCCTTGGGGGCACCACCGCCCCCACCAGCTTCTCCACCGCCAGGGCATAGGCCAGGTCGTGGGCGAAGGAGTGGAGGTAGTCCATCCGGGGCGTATACGTGATCACCTGCGTATACGTCCGGTTCTCCATGTTCTTCTCAAACCCGGTGTGGAGGTAGCCGATGTGGGGGACGAGGTCCAGGACCTCTTCGCCCGACAGGGTCACCACCACCCGCAACACCCCGTGGGTGGAGGGGTGCTGGGGCCCCACGTTGAGGGTCATCACCTCCGTGCGGAGCTCCTTGGGCTCCTCCGCCACCCTTGGGTCTAGGTCCAGATAGTCCTTCATTTGACCTCCTTGGCCTTCATGAGGTCGGCCCACAGGGCCCGGTACCCCTTGCGGCTACCGCCCCGGTACATGGTGAGGCCGGGGTTTTTGCCGGTTAAGGCGGCCCGGAACTCGCTGGGCACGATGAAGCGCCCCTCGCGGAAGAGGGTGGGGGTTTCCCCAAGGGGGAAGTCCTTGCGCAGGGGGTGGCCCTCGAGGTCCTCCGGGGTCAGGATCTTGCGCAGATCCGGGTGGCCCTCAAAGACGATCCCAAAGAGGTCGTAAACCTCCCTCTCCAGGAAGTTGGCGCTTCCCCAAAGGTCGGTGACGCTGGAAAGCCTGGGGTCCTTCTCCGGCACGTAGACCCTCACGAAAAACCGGCTGCCGTCCCCATCCTGCCACCCGGGAAGGGAGACCAGCTCGTAGACCACGGCGAAGCGCTCCGGGCGGGGATCAGGATATTCCAGGTAGTCCAGGCCCACGATGTCCGCCAGGTAGTTAAACCCCAGGGCCTTGTAGTGGGCCATCTCCTCCTTGAAGGCCTCCCGGGGTATCACCACCCAGAGGTTGCCAAGGCCGTTGTCCTCCAGGGCGTAACCCTTGGCCCGGGCTTCTTCCAGCACCCTATTGAGCCGCATACCTCACCCCCTGGTGCGCTTCCAGGCAGCCACAGGGGGAAGCCTCTCGCCCCGTTCGTTGACCGCCTGGCCCCGCACCTTTTTCTGTAGTTGCATCACCGCGTAGATGAGGGCCTCGGGGCGTGGGGGGCAGCCGGGTACGTACACGTCCACCGGCACCACCGAGTCCACGTTCTGCACGATGGCGTAGTTGTTGAACATGCCCCCCGAGCTGGCGCAGGCCCCCATGGAGATCACCCACTTGGGGTCGGGCATCTGCTCCCAGACCCGCCGCATGACCGGGGCCATCTTTTTGGAGAGCCGGCCCGCCACGATCATCACGTCCGCCTGGCGGGGGCTTGCCCGGAAGACCTCGCTCCCGAAACGGGCCAGGTCGTTTCTGGCGTCGGTGGAGGCCATCATCTCGATGGCGCAACAGGCCAGGCCAAAGGTGGCGGGCCATAGGGAGTTGGAGCGCCCCCAGGCCACCAGCTTCTCCAGGGTGGTGAAGAGGATGCCCTCCCGCTCCAGCTCCTGTACATCCCGCTCAAAGAGGTCCTTCAGTGCCACCGCATCACCCCCTTCCACCACTCGTAGAGGAAGCCCACGAAGAGGAGCAGGGTGAAGCCTGCCACGCCCAAGAAGCCGTACAGGCCGAGGGTGCCTGCGCTCACCGCATAGGGCCAGAGGAAGGCCACCTCCACGTCAAAGAGGATGAAGAGCATGGCTACCACGTAGAAGTGGACGGGAAAGCGCTTGACCTCCCCCGCTGGGTCGTTCCCCGACTCGTAGGGCATTAGCTTGGCCTTCCCCGGTTTCTTGGGACCCAGGAGGGCCCCCACCACCAGGGCCGCCACCCCGATGAAAAGGGCCACCCCCAGGTAGATCAGGATGCTCACGTACTCCGCGATCGGCGCCAAGGTCCCCTCCTTTCGTGCCTCTTGTCACGAGGAGGAGGTCCAAAACCCAAACCCCCTCCCCATTTCCCGCCCATCTTATCACCCCCTCCCCGGGACAAATGGGCCGCCCTACACCACAGGGGTGGCTAATCGGTGTAGGTCCGTTAGTTATCGGTTAAGGACAACCTACACCCCAGGTGTAAAGGAGGTGCTTCAGCCTCTGGAAATGGTATAGATCCAAAGCCTCTGCCCGGATTTCCCTCGGTAGGCCTAGGTTTTTCAGCGCTTCCTCCACCTTCTCCTTGGGGTATCCGGCGGCGGTGAGGGTGTTTTTCAGGGTCTTGCGCCGCTGGGAAAAGGCAGCCTCGAGGAGCTGAAAAAGGGCAGGGTCGTCCGGCACCTTCCGGGGGGTGAGGCGCACCAGGCTGCTCACCACCTTGGGAGGGGGAAAGAAGGCCCCAGGGGGCAGGTCGAAGAGCTTCTCCGCCCGGGCGTGGTAGGCCACCCGCAGGGAGAGGAGGCCGTAGGAAGGGGTATTGGGCCGGGCCACCATGCGTTCGGCCACCTCCTTCTGCACCAGAAAGACCAGGCGGGCAAACCGGCCCGTCTGCAGGAGGCGGGTGACCAAGGGGGTGGCGATGTTGTAGGGGAGATTGGCCACCAGAAGGCTTCCCTCAGGCACCTCTTCCCAAGGGAACGCCAGGGCGTCGGCAAAGATCAGCTTAACGGGAAGGCCCTTTAGGGTTTCCTCCAGCACGGGCTTTAGCCGTTGGTCCTTTTCAATGGCCGTCACCTGGGCTCCCGCCTCCGCCAGGGCCCGGGTAAGAACCCCAAGGCCGGGCCCCACCTCGTAGACGGGGCCGGTAAAGGGTTTGGCCGCCTCCACGATGCGCCTTAGATGGGCTTCCGAGGCCAGGAAGTTTTGCCCCAGGCGCTTGTCGGCGAAAAGCCCGTGGCGCATCAGGAGTTCCCTAATGCCCTTGGGGGAGGTGAGGCGGTTAAGCATGGTTTAGGCGCTTCACCTGGGGGTGCAAGGGCTCTTCCTGTGGGAAAATCTCCAGGTACTCCCCCAGGTCCAGGGCGTCGATGAGGGCGAAGCGCTCCTTTAGGAGGATGCCCTCCTTCATGGGCACGTGGCCGTACACGCCAAAGCGGTAGCCCATCCGCTCTACGTAGTCGGGGGTGCGGAACCACCAGGTTTTGGGCTCGCTTTGGGCGTAGAAAAGATCGTCGTATTCCTGCAACCAGGGCACGGGGCCCACATGGGCGAAGTGCACCCCCTGGAAGACCACCTCCCGGGGGAAGCCCCTCATCCAGGCCCTCAGGGTCTCGGGAAGGGGGCGCCCCCCGTGCTCGGGATGGAACTCCAGGTGCCTGAGGTGCTGGTTTCCCAGGATGGGCTCCCCTTTGAGCACCGCCTCGTCGTGGTTCCCCAGGAGGATGGTCACCTGCCCCTGGGCTGCCTCCTGAAAGGCCTTTAGCCGGAAGAGCTCCCGGATTTGTGCCCCGGCTGCCAGGCGCAGGTGGTGTGGGTCCAGGGGGTTATAGGGGTTAAGCCCCGTCAGGCGCCCGTAGTCCCCCGGGGTCTTGGGGTGGACCAGGTCCCCCAGGAGGACCAGGTGGGTTTTTCCCGAAAGGAGCGCTTCCGTGGGCCTAAGCCCAGGATCCGCCAGGCCCTCTGCCTTCAGGATGCGCCAAAGGGTGGGGAAGTTGGCGTGGAGGTCCCCGATGGCGACGATTCTCATCCCTTGAGTAGAGCCCTGAGCTCCCCGTAAAGCCGCTTGGTTTCCTCGGGGGTCTTGCCGTAACCGGCGTACTTGGTGACGATCCGGGCGGCCTCCTTGCCCAGGCCCTTTTCCTTAAGCCTTTCCAGAAGCTGGTCGATGAGCCGGTGGGCCTCGGGCTTTTCCTCTTCGGGTGGGGTTTCCTCCCCCGTGGGTTCGGGGAGCCTAGGCGGGGTGAAGCGCCCCTTTTCCGGGTCGTAATCCACCCACTGCTTCTCGAGGCGGTAGAGGTACCGGCCCACCCCGAACTTCACCGCAGCCCGCTTCAGGGCATCGGAGAAGGCGGCTTTCAGGGAATCCCCCTCCCCCACGTCCTCCTTGGTCACCCCCAGGACCGTGAGGCGGCACTTCACCTCCACCAGGCGTTCCCGGCGCTCCCCCCGCTCGTCCTTCACCGTGCGCTCGGCGTCGGCCAGCACCTCGTAGGCGTCCTGCCACCCCTCCGGGCCCACCACCCGGTCCAGGCGGTCCAAAACGGTGCGGGCGTCCACGTAGGGGACCACCAGGGCCCGCTTTCTGTCCCGGGAGAGGGCTTCGATGCGCCACTGTACCTCCCCTGGGGGAAAGGGCTCGGCCAGCTTTTGCCAGACTTCGTCCATACCTAAAGTCTACTTTAGGCGGCGCTCAGGGGTCAGGGGGAGGGGTGGGTTAAGCTATGGGCATGCGTAGGATGCTTGGGATGCTACCCCTGCTCCTTTTAGCCTGGGCCCTCGAGGTGAATCCCTCCAGCCCTCTGGAGCTCCGCATCACCGCAAGCCTCTCCTTTAACCTCTTTCCCCAGGCGGTGGTGGTGGAGCGTTTTCCGGAGCCCCAGGGTCTGGTGGTGGTCTACCGCTACTCCCAGGCCGAGGCCATCTTCCGCCACCACGACGAGGACCTTCGCCGCCGGGGCTGGGTGCGGGTGAAGTACGAGGTGAAGAAGGACGAGTGGAAGGCGGAGTACAAGAAGGGCAAGGCCAAGGCCAGGCTTTCCGTAAAGGACAAGAAGGGCCGGGTGGAGGTGCGGCTCAAGGATGGGGACTAGACAAGGCCAGGGCCCCCGGCTACCATATAGGGCGCGTGGGGCCGTGGCGCAGCTGGGAGCGCGCCTGAATCGCACTCAGGAGGTCACGGGTTCGAGTCCCGTCGGCTCCACCAAAAAACCTCCCGCCTAGGCGGGAGGTTTTTGCTTACTAGTATCCGGTAGCCGAGCCAGGACCAGCACCCAGCGCTGCCAGCAACACTGCAATACCCAAACGCCAATGCCGAAGGAT from Thermus neutrinimicus harbors:
- the nuoG gene encoding NADH-quinone oxidoreductase subunit NuoG; translated protein: MVKVKVNDRVVEVPPGTSVMDAVFHAGYDVPLFCSEKHLSPIGACRMCLVRIGLPKRGPDGKPVLNDQGEPEIAWQPKLAASCVTAVAEGMVVDTLSEVVREAQAGMVEFTLLNHPLDCPTCDKGGACELQDRTVEYGLYEKYYQKAPLQLPTYTRFEFTRRHVDKHHPLSPFVVLDRERCIHCKRCVRYFEEIPGDEVLDFIERGGHTFIGTMDFGLPSGFSGNITDICPVGALLDLTARFRARNWEMEETPSHCALCPVGCGITADTRSGELLRIRAREVPEVNEIWLCDAGRFGHEWADENRIKYPLVRKGEKLVETTWEEAFAALREGLKGARKEEVGIYLAHDATLEEGLMAAELARALGTPHLDFQGRTAAPASLFPAATLEDLLLADFALVLGDPTEEAPILHLRLSEFVRDLKPAPRLAHGTPFADLAIKERMPRRTDKMALFAPYRAPLMRWAGIKEVHAPGEEREILLALLGEKEGGKAVAQAKEAWEKAQNPVLILGAGVLQDAVAAERARLLSERKGAKVLPMTPAANARGLEALGVWPGEKGAAWDEPGSPYAYYGYVPPEGALRDKRFLVMHLSHLHPLAERYAHVVLPAPTFYEKRGRVVNLEGRVLYLNPAPIENGEAEGAIQALALLAEALGVRPPFRLGLEVERELKKKVPAPNGLLVHRTQRLRPKAQEGRLYLRPTMWRAWQLTGKVKEAVRPELWVHPETAKAEALLEGAQVEVEGPLGPVLAQVVHREDVPKGFLYLSALGPFAGRRAEAKVLVPTGGEA
- the nuoF gene encoding NADH-quinone oxidoreductase subunit NuoF; the protein is MTGPIVSGRDPRFEKTLYAHVGQEGSWTLDYYLRHGGYETAKRVLREKTPEEVIEEVKRSGLRGRGGAGFPTGVKWGFMPKDGKQHYLICNADESEPGSFKDRYIMEDVPHLLLEGMILAGYAIRATVGYIYVRGEYRKAADRLEAAIREALARGYLGENLFGSGFSFHVHVHRGAGAYICGEETALMNSLEGLRANPRLKPPFPAQSGLWGKPTTINNVETLASVVPILERGADWFASMGTEGSKGMKLYQISGPVRRPGVYELPMGTTFRELIYDWAGGPLEPIQALIPGGSSTPPLPFTDEVLDTPMSYEHLQAKGSMLGTGGVILIPERVSMVDAMWNVTRFYAHESCGKCTPCREGVAGFMVNLFAKIGSGEGEEKDVENLEALLPLIEGRSFCPLADAAVWPVKGSLKHFKDQYLALVREKKPVPRVNLWR
- the nuoE gene encoding NADH-quinone oxidoreductase subunit NuoE, producing the protein MGFFDDKQDFLEETFAKYPPEGRRSAIMPLLRRVQQEEGWIRPERVEEIARLVGTTATEVLGVASFYSYYQFVPTGRYHLQVCATLSCKLAGADELWDYLTETLGIGPGEVTPDGLFSVQKVECLGSCHTAPVVQVNDEPYVECVTRARLEALLEGLKAGKRLEEIQLPGKCGHHVHEVEV
- the nuoD gene encoding NADH dehydrogenase (quinone) subunit D, producing the protein MKDYLDLDPRVAEEPKELRTEVMTLNVGPQHPSTHGVLRVVVTLSGEEVLDLVPHIGYLHTGFEKNMENRTYTQVITYTPRMDYLHSFAHDLAYALAVEKLVGAVVPPRAETIRIILNELSRLASHLVFLGTGLLDLGALTPFFYAFRERETILDLFEWVTGQRFHHNYIRIGGVKEDLPEEFVPELKKLLQVLPHRIDEYEALFAESPIFHERARGVGVIPPEVAIHLGLTGGSLRASGVNYDVRKAYPYAGYDTYRFDVPLGEHGDVFDRMLIRIREMRESVRIIQQALERLEPGPVRDPNPQITPPPRHLLETSMEAVIYHFKHYTEGFHPPKGEVYVPTESARGELGYYIVSDGGSMPYRVKVRAPSFVNLQSLPYACKGEQVADMVAIIASLDPVMGDVDR
- a CDS encoding NADH-quinone oxidoreductase subunit C translates to MRLNRVLEEARAKGYALEDNGLGNLWVVIPREAFKEEMAHYKALGFNYLADIVGLDYLEYPDPRPERFAVVYELVSLPGWQDGDGSRFFVRVYVPEKDPRLSSVTDLWGSANFLEREVYDLFGIVFEGHPDLRKILTPEDLEGHPLRKDFPLGETPTLFREGRFIVPSEFRAALTGKNPGLTMYRGGSRKGYRALWADLMKAKEVK
- a CDS encoding NuoB/complex I 20 kDa subunit family protein, with product MALKDLFERDVQELEREGILFTTLEKLVAWGRSNSLWPATFGLACCAIEMMASTDARNDLARFGSEVFRASPRQADVMIVAGRLSKKMAPVMRRVWEQMPDPKWVISMGACASSGGMFNNYAIVQNVDSVVPVDVYVPGCPPRPEALIYAVMQLQKKVRGQAVNERGERLPPVAAWKRTRG
- a CDS encoding NADH-quinone oxidoreductase subunit A; the protein is MAPIAEYVSILIYLGVALFIGVAALVVGALLGPKKPGKAKLMPYESGNDPAGEVKRFPVHFYVVAMLFILFDVEVAFLWPYAVSAGTLGLYGFLGVAGFTLLLFVGFLYEWWKGVMRWH
- the rsmA gene encoding 16S rRNA (adenine(1518)-N(6)/adenine(1519)-N(6))-dimethyltransferase RsmA, whose protein sequence is MLNRLTSPKGIRELLMRHGLFADKRLGQNFLASEAHLRRIVEAAKPFTGPVYEVGPGLGVLTRALAEAGAQVTAIEKDQRLKPVLEETLKGLPVKLIFADALAFPWEEVPEGSLLVANLPYNIATPLVTRLLQTGRFARLVFLVQKEVAERMVARPNTPSYGLLSLRVAYHARAEKLFDLPPGAFFPPPKVVSSLVRLTPRKVPDDPALFQLLEAAFSQRRKTLKNTLTAAGYPKEKVEEALKNLGLPREIRAEALDLYHFQRLKHLLYTWGVGCP
- a CDS encoding metallophosphoesterase, producing the protein MRIVAIGDLHANFPTLWRILKAEGLADPGLRPTEALLSGKTHLVLLGDLVHPKTPGDYGRLTGLNPYNPLDPHHLRLAAGAQIRELFRLKAFQEAAQGQVTILLGNHDEAVLKGEPILGNQHLRHLEFHPEHGGRPLPETLRAWMRGFPREVVFQGVHFAHVGPVPWLQEYDDLFYAQSEPKTWWFRTPDYVERMGYRFGVYGHVPMKEGILLKERFALIDALDLGEYLEIFPQEEPLHPQVKRLNHA
- a CDS encoding Rad52/Rad22 family DNA repair protein: MDEVWQKLAEPFPPGEVQWRIEALSRDRKRALVVPYVDARTVLDRLDRVVGPEGWQDAYEVLADAERTVKDERGERRERLVEVKCRLTVLGVTKEDVGEGDSLKAAFSDALKRAAVKFGVGRYLYRLEKQWVDYDPEKGRFTPPRLPEPTGEETPPEEEKPEAHRLIDQLLERLKEKGLGKEAARIVTKYAGYGKTPEETKRLYGELRALLKG